The following coding sequences lie in one Synechococcus sp. PCC 7336 genomic window:
- a CDS encoding DUF928 domain-containing protein: MAHPDSLCLYRSPHLLLRLGLVAIAVGGMATFVRADTHHLEGDRSEPVKPSSSTSSESPSLESALTEPPLTNQVPLGSGIVFIPPPGEPIPVQSADGGARNRQCFNTVDSATVEGDRPQLAALVPPSQMGLTASGRPTLWLYQAIPSIRQILLSVREAESLLFHSQTTIEVTPDRTWLGLQIAPEGPPLKPEIAYEWSVLAICGDRPGPKDPSLSAWVRLVVPQPSSSTIEATPLALLQQYGQQGLWYDLVTTLMQAQQSPPEQELLADTWSDLLDYAGLSSIARDPFAPSIRAGN; the protein is encoded by the coding sequence GTGGCCCATCCCGACTCTCTCTGCCTGTATCGATCGCCTCACCTATTACTGAGACTGGGACTTGTCGCGATCGCCGTTGGCGGAATGGCAACCTTCGTTCGAGCCGACACTCACCATCTGGAAGGCGATCGCTCGGAACCCGTCAAGCCAAGTTCGTCAACTTCGTCCGAATCCCCCTCCCTTGAGTCAGCCCTTACCGAACCGCCTCTAACCAATCAGGTGCCGTTGGGCTCGGGGATCGTCTTTATTCCGCCGCCAGGAGAGCCCATACCTGTCCAATCTGCGGATGGAGGGGCGCGCAACCGTCAGTGTTTCAATACCGTCGATAGCGCCACTGTCGAGGGCGATCGCCCTCAATTAGCCGCCCTCGTGCCCCCCTCCCAAATGGGACTCACCGCATCGGGGCGACCAACGCTGTGGCTGTACCAAGCGATTCCCTCCATTCGCCAGATTCTCTTGAGCGTACGAGAAGCAGAGAGCCTGCTGTTTCACTCCCAAACCACGATTGAAGTCACCCCCGATCGGACCTGGCTGGGCCTGCAAATCGCACCAGAAGGCCCGCCTTTAAAACCCGAAATTGCCTACGAATGGTCAGTTTTGGCGATCTGCGGCGATCGCCCCGGCCCCAAAGACCCCAGCCTCTCCGCTTGGGTGCGTCTGGTCGTGCCTCAGCCCTCCAGCAGCACAATTGAAGCAACCCCTCTCGCGCTGTTGCAACAATACGGCCAGCAGGGACTCTGGTACGACTTGGTGACGACTTTGATGCAGGCCCAGCAATCCCCCCCAGAGCAGGAACTGCTGGCAGACACCTGGAGCGATCTGCTCGACTACGCTGGCCTCAGCTCGATCGCCCGCGACCCCTTCGCTCCCTCAATTCGGGCGGGCAATTGA
- a CDS encoding CHAT domain-containing protein, producing the protein MAAYNLAVHTLDSLRSELVAVSPEVQFNFRDSVEPVYREFVDLLLQSESPSQEELLQAREAIEALQLAELNDFFREACETYPEQSIDAIDPKAAVIYSILLPHRLAVILSVPNRPLQFYATEFAGDTEGLSQVEQSFDDLFARLNPAFFSPDPLRPHQQFYDWLVRPAEETLADSGTETLVFVLDGLLRGVPVAALHDGQDYLIEHYAVALTPGLRLLDARSLSLDRQNVLAAGVAASRQGFAPLPGVAEEMARIVALTPTEVMLDGEFTRDNLQERVIETSYPLIHLATHAQLSSRSEDTFLLTWDDRINVKDLDALLRNRRDRPIELLVLSACQTAVGDKRAALGLAGVAVRSGARSTVATLWSVQDASTVDAIAEFYAALRQGDRSKAKALQQAQLELLHSPQYNHPFYWAPFVLVGNWL; encoded by the coding sequence ATGGCCGCTTACAACCTAGCCGTCCACACCCTAGATTCCCTGCGTTCCGAATTGGTTGCCGTTTCCCCAGAAGTTCAGTTTAATTTCCGCGATAGTGTGGAACCCGTTTACCGCGAATTTGTCGATCTGTTACTGCAGTCCGAGAGCCCCAGCCAAGAGGAGTTGCTGCAGGCCCGAGAGGCGATCGAAGCCTTGCAATTAGCAGAACTGAATGACTTTTTCCGCGAAGCCTGCGAAACCTACCCAGAGCAATCCATCGATGCCATCGATCCAAAAGCAGCGGTGATTTATTCCATCCTGTTGCCCCACCGCTTAGCCGTTATCCTGTCAGTCCCAAATCGACCGCTGCAGTTCTACGCCACCGAGTTTGCCGGGGACACAGAAGGCTTATCGCAGGTGGAGCAAAGCTTCGACGATCTATTTGCCCGCCTCAATCCAGCCTTTTTCAGCCCCGATCCCCTGCGGCCCCACCAGCAGTTTTACGATTGGTTGGTGCGGCCTGCCGAAGAGACACTCGCAGACAGCGGTACCGAGACGCTGGTTTTCGTTCTGGACGGGCTCTTGCGAGGCGTGCCGGTAGCCGCCTTGCACGATGGCCAAGACTACTTAATCGAACACTATGCCGTAGCCCTAACGCCGGGGCTGCGCCTGTTGGATGCGCGATCGCTCTCCCTCGATCGCCAAAACGTCCTGGCGGCCGGAGTTGCCGCATCGCGTCAGGGGTTTGCGCCTCTGCCAGGGGTAGCGGAGGAAATGGCGAGAATTGTAGCCCTCACTCCGACAGAGGTCATGCTGGATGGAGAGTTTACCCGCGATAACCTACAGGAGCGCGTCATTGAGACTTCGTACCCCCTGATTCACTTGGCCACCCACGCCCAATTGTCCTCGCGTTCGGAAGACACCTTCCTGCTCACCTGGGACGATCGCATCAACGTCAAAGACCTCGATGCCTTACTGCGCAATCGCCGCGATCGCCCGATCGAACTCTTGGTCTTGAGTGCCTGCCAGACGGCAGTGGGAGACAAGCGCGCCGCCCTCGGCTTGGCAGGGGTGGCCGTCCGTTCGGGGGCGCGCAGCACCGTTGCCACCTTGTGGTCCGTTCAGGATGCCTCGACCGTGGATGCGATCGCCGAATTTTATGCAGCCCTGCGGCAGGGAGATCGAAGCAAAGCGAAAGCCTTGCAGCAAGCACAGTTGGAATTACTACACTCGCCTCAGTACAATCACCCTTTCTATTGGGCACCATTTGTATTGGTGGGCAATTGGTTGTGA